A portion of the Acidisarcina polymorpha genome contains these proteins:
- a CDS encoding SDR family NAD(P)-dependent oxidoreductase: protein MDLQLNGKRALVTGSTSGIGEQIAKTLAGEGVQVVVHGRRKAEADRVVQEITATGGMAIAAIGDLGSDEETANVVNVSLSVFGGIDILVNNAGAFPMKPWLLSTAAEWIDLYNANVGSVVRLVTQLVPSMVERKWGRVVMLGSFLGPMPGPPVANYGTTKAANIAQAVSLAKELGGTGVTANTVSPGPIRTPGMEAGAREMMTSQGQEYNFDTFEQFYVQQTRLPAGRIGSPMDIANMVAFLSSPLADFITGANLRVDGGMMPTTN from the coding sequence ATGGATCTACAGCTAAATGGGAAGCGTGCATTGGTCACAGGAAGTACAAGTGGAATTGGGGAACAGATCGCCAAGACTCTTGCAGGGGAAGGTGTTCAGGTTGTTGTTCATGGCAGGCGAAAAGCCGAAGCGGATCGCGTGGTGCAGGAGATCACGGCGACTGGGGGAATGGCCATCGCGGCCATCGGCGATCTTGGAAGCGATGAGGAAACGGCTAATGTTGTGAACGTCTCCTTGTCCGTGTTTGGCGGTATCGACATCCTCGTCAACAACGCTGGGGCATTTCCCATGAAGCCATGGCTGCTATCGACTGCAGCTGAGTGGATCGATTTGTATAACGCGAATGTGGGCTCGGTGGTACGGCTGGTCACGCAGCTTGTTCCATCCATGGTGGAGCGCAAGTGGGGTCGGGTCGTCATGCTGGGCAGCTTCCTCGGCCCGATGCCAGGTCCGCCTGTTGCCAACTACGGAACAACGAAGGCTGCCAACATCGCCCAGGCTGTTTCTTTGGCAAAGGAACTCGGCGGGACAGGCGTTACGGCAAACACAGTGAGCCCAGGGCCCATACGAACACCGGGGATGGAAGCTGGGGCACGGGAAATGATGACCTCGCAGGGTCAGGAGTACAACTTCGACACATTCGAGCAGTTCTATGTGCAGCAAACCCGTCTGCCCGCCGGCAGGATCGGCTCACCGATGGACATTGCGAACATGGTGGCTTTTTTATCAAGTCCTCTCGCTGACTTCATCACAGGCGCCAACTTACGAGTAGATGGCGGCATGATGCCGACGACCAACTAA
- a CDS encoding SDR family NAD(P)-dependent oxidoreductase produces the protein MPTEQSSSITGKIAIVTGGSRGLGRNTVLHLAKRGVHSIFTFNSNQAEADKAVAEVNKAGAKAIALKLNVGEVSSFEPFLEQVRSALAEFGAERFDFLVNNAGISHHASFEKTTEAELDQLYNVNFKGVFFLTQKLLPLINDGGRIVMISTGLTRIIIPESAPYGSLKGALEVLTKYLAKELGSRRITVNAVAPGAVQTDFSGGVVRDNPAVNKMVSDATALGRPGLPDDIGPMIASLLTEDNRWINAQRIEVSGGQSI, from the coding sequence ATGCCGACAGAACAAAGCTCGTCTATAACAGGAAAAATAGCAATCGTCACAGGAGGCAGCCGCGGGCTAGGCCGGAACACCGTGCTTCACCTTGCGAAACGGGGTGTCCACTCGATTTTCACCTTCAACTCCAATCAGGCAGAAGCCGACAAGGCTGTGGCGGAGGTGAACAAGGCGGGAGCCAAGGCCATCGCATTGAAGTTAAACGTCGGTGAAGTAAGTTCTTTCGAGCCCTTCCTTGAGCAAGTTAGAAGTGCACTCGCAGAGTTCGGCGCGGAACGCTTCGACTTTCTCGTGAATAACGCGGGCATCTCTCATCATGCCTCATTCGAGAAGACAACCGAGGCGGAACTGGATCAGCTCTACAACGTCAACTTCAAAGGCGTCTTTTTTCTGACTCAGAAGCTGCTGCCGCTCATCAACGATGGCGGCCGAATCGTGATGATCTCGACCGGGCTTACGCGGATCATCATCCCGGAGAGCGCTCCGTATGGCTCGCTGAAAGGAGCCCTCGAAGTGCTTACCAAGTACCTCGCGAAGGAGCTTGGTTCCCGCCGGATTACCGTGAACGCTGTCGCTCCGGGAGCCGTTCAGACGGACTTCAGTGGAGGCGTGGTTCGTGACAACCCCGCAGTGAACAAGATGGTCTCGGATGCGACTGCACTCGGTCGGCCGGGTCTTCCAGACGACATCGGTCCCATGATCGCGTCGCTGCTCACAGAGGACAACCGCTGGATCAATGCTCAGCGTATCGAAGTCTCCGGTGGACAGTCGATCTAG
- a CDS encoding MarR family winged helix-turn-helix transcriptional regulator: MTKNKLAAPLPDQDSGSPGDLAFLIAQVGSHSQISFGKRVVPLGLRLAHVGVLKAIFRTNRLTQRELGDTLGMFPSNLVRLIDELEQKGLVRRGHNASDRRSYTLLLTNKGQRMTSELIALTEAHGDRICAALNPLERRELTQLLRKIATGQGLQPGVHPELPGLKSRRATKARTL; the protein is encoded by the coding sequence ATGACCAAGAACAAGCTGGCGGCTCCATTACCGGATCAGGACAGTGGCTCCCCAGGCGATCTCGCGTTTCTCATTGCACAGGTTGGATCACACTCGCAGATTTCCTTTGGAAAGCGGGTTGTTCCTCTCGGCCTTCGGCTCGCCCATGTAGGCGTGCTCAAGGCGATCTTCAGAACGAATAGGCTGACTCAGCGCGAGTTAGGGGATACTCTCGGAATGTTTCCTAGCAATCTGGTCAGGCTGATCGACGAACTCGAACAGAAAGGCCTTGTGCGACGCGGTCACAACGCGTCTGACCGACGTTCCTATACGCTTCTGCTGACCAACAAGGGTCAGAGGATGACGTCAGAGCTGATCGCTCTCACGGAAGCGCATGGAGATCGCATCTGCGCTGCTCTTAATCCACTGGAACGTCGAGAACTGACGCAACTTCTTCGAAAGATCGCTACCGGACAGGGGCTTCAGCCCGGTGTTCATCCAGAACTGCCCGGCCTGAAATCCCGTCGAGCGACAAAGGCCCGAACTCTATGA
- a CDS encoding substrate binding domain-containing protein: MQERRVNPSGLLRVCSPIVLANGLLVQMLPDFLRRYPDIRVAIETYTDDFEREPREDVDVFFKIVPPRDSTRRMRKFPSTLRGLYAATEYVQRAGKPDLPNELLGHACIGAGTWKLSNGSAEVVEVAPTFRVSTYDPVVMCDLVLTGLGIAVLPLYMARQPGISQRLVPILPMWHPRPATISALYFGPAALAPKIKVFLDFVAEILGTERDPRVKEAPFEGLFGRPE, from the coding sequence TTGCAAGAACGGCGCGTCAATCCCAGCGGTCTCCTCAGGGTCTGTAGTCCGATCGTCTTGGCCAACGGGCTGCTGGTCCAGATGCTCCCGGACTTCTTGCGAAGATACCCAGACATCCGCGTTGCTATTGAAACGTACACGGACGACTTTGAGCGGGAGCCCAGAGAGGACGTGGACGTATTCTTCAAGATTGTGCCGCCGCGAGACTCCACCAGGCGCATGCGAAAGTTTCCTAGTACTCTGCGAGGTCTGTACGCTGCAACAGAATATGTTCAGCGTGCGGGTAAACCGGATCTCCCCAATGAATTGCTCGGACATGCTTGCATCGGTGCAGGGACCTGGAAATTAAGCAACGGCTCGGCTGAAGTGGTTGAAGTTGCTCCAACTTTTCGTGTCTCTACTTATGATCCAGTGGTCATGTGCGATCTGGTCTTAACAGGTCTGGGCATTGCTGTTCTGCCGCTTTACATGGCGAGGCAACCAGGAATTAGTCAGCGGCTCGTTCCAATATTGCCTATGTGGCATCCGAGGCCTGCCACCATCTCCGCTCTATACTTCGGTCCGGCTGCGTTGGCGCCGAAGATCAAAGTGTTCCTGGACTTTGTGGCAGAGATCCTCGGTACAGAGCGGGATCCTCGCGTCAAAGAGGCGCCCTTTGAGGGATTGTTTGGAAGACCCGAATAA
- a CDS encoding NADP-dependent oxidoreductase: MPANTMKAIQLHKFGGPEVLRYEDVAVPEVKPGEVLVRVHAIGINPPDWYLREGYKDLPPDWRPQVPLPVIPGTDVSGVIEAVAPDVQELKVGDEVFGMIRFPSFGESRAYAEYIAAPALELALKPAHIDHVHAAGAPMSGLTAWQFLIDVGHDHPNPLQAELHRPVPLGGKTVLINGAAGGVGHFAVQLAKWKGAHVIAVASSTQESFLRELGADEFIDYTKRAAEDVAHDLDLVVDTLGGSTTGRFLRTPKRGGALFPVFLGFSDHEEAQRLGVTVSSTQVRSNGPQLAEFAHLLDAGTVRVAIDSKFTLADAHKAHERAAEGHIRGKIVLTVE; encoded by the coding sequence ATGCCCGCAAATACTATGAAAGCTATTCAACTACACAAGTTTGGTGGTCCTGAGGTGCTGCGGTACGAAGACGTGGCGGTTCCTGAAGTGAAGCCGGGAGAGGTGCTCGTTCGCGTTCACGCGATCGGCATCAATCCCCCTGACTGGTACCTACGTGAGGGTTATAAGGACCTGCCTCCTGATTGGAGGCCACAAGTACCCTTGCCTGTCATCCCGGGGACGGATGTCTCGGGTGTCATAGAGGCGGTCGCCCCGGATGTACAGGAATTAAAGGTCGGAGACGAAGTCTTCGGGATGATTCGCTTCCCCAGCTTTGGGGAGAGCCGCGCATATGCCGAGTACATTGCTGCGCCCGCGCTGGAACTGGCATTAAAGCCGGCTCACATCGATCACGTGCATGCCGCGGGGGCGCCTATGTCCGGACTGACAGCTTGGCAGTTTCTGATCGACGTCGGACATGATCATCCGAATCCCCTTCAAGCGGAACTTCACCGCCCTGTGCCGCTCGGGGGGAAGACGGTACTCATCAATGGTGCTGCGGGCGGCGTGGGTCACTTCGCCGTGCAATTGGCAAAGTGGAAGGGTGCGCACGTCATTGCCGTGGCATCGTCCACGCAGGAGTCCTTCCTGCGCGAACTCGGCGCGGACGAATTCATCGACTACACCAAGAGAGCTGCCGAAGACGTCGCACATGACCTTGATCTTGTCGTCGATACCCTCGGCGGTTCGACTACAGGTCGTTTCCTGCGCACGCCCAAGCGCGGGGGCGCATTATTCCCCGTCTTCCTGGGCTTCTCCGATCATGAAGAGGCCCAGAGGCTGGGGGTCACCGTCTCGAGCACCCAGGTGCGCTCGAACGGCCCGCAACTCGCAGAATTCGCGCACTTACTCGATGCGGGTACGGTTCGCGTAGCCATAGACAGCAAGTTCACGCTGGCGGACGCTCATAAAGCGCACGAGCGAGCCGCTGAAGGGCACATCCGGGGCAAGATTGTGCTCACCGTGGAGTGA
- a CDS encoding alkene reductase translates to MSNQTNQKLFTPVQIGAITLKHRVVMAPLTRSRSEEPGEIPGALMKEYYQQRATDGGLIISEGTNISITSRGWYGAPGIYTDKHVAGWRQITEAVHAKGGFMFSQLWHAGRSSNLSMTDGAMPVAPSVDASYWLDSEPSVSTASGWFKPSPHRALELSEITGVVEDYRKAAACAMAAGFDGVELHAANGYLPDEFLQDGSNTRVDGYGGSVPNRCRFLLQVVEAMTSVWGGDRVAVRIGPSGTWNHMSDSNPRALFDYLAGALNRFGLAYLHIVEPRVKGNVVLQEGQAPVAAQELRKIFTGKIIAAGGFEADTAERIVEEGDADLVAFGRHFLSNPDLPMRIQQGLPLNDYDRSTFYTFTSKGYTDYPYYQGQQAS, encoded by the coding sequence ATGAGCAATCAAACGAATCAGAAGCTCTTCACGCCTGTGCAGATTGGGGCCATTACATTGAAGCATCGCGTCGTTATGGCTCCATTGACTCGTTCCCGTTCGGAAGAGCCCGGCGAGATCCCAGGGGCGCTTATGAAGGAGTACTACCAACAGAGGGCGACAGACGGTGGGCTCATCATCTCCGAAGGAACGAACATCTCGATTACAAGCCGCGGGTGGTACGGAGCACCCGGAATCTATACCGACAAACACGTTGCCGGCTGGAGACAGATTACCGAGGCGGTGCACGCCAAAGGCGGCTTCATGTTCTCCCAACTATGGCACGCGGGCCGCTCCTCGAATCTTTCTATGACGGACGGTGCTATGCCCGTGGCTCCTTCGGTCGACGCTTCGTACTGGCTTGATTCTGAGCCTAGCGTCTCAACGGCCTCCGGTTGGTTTAAACCCTCCCCGCACCGGGCGTTGGAACTATCAGAGATCACCGGAGTGGTAGAGGATTACCGGAAGGCCGCAGCCTGCGCGATGGCTGCGGGCTTTGATGGAGTCGAGTTGCATGCCGCAAACGGTTATCTCCCGGATGAATTCCTACAGGATGGCAGCAACACTCGCGTGGACGGTTATGGAGGATCGGTCCCAAATAGATGCCGCTTCCTGCTCCAGGTGGTTGAAGCCATGACATCGGTATGGGGCGGCGATCGCGTTGCTGTCCGGATCGGACCCAGCGGGACGTGGAACCACATGTCGGACAGCAACCCTCGGGCACTGTTTGATTATCTTGCTGGTGCGCTCAACCGGTTCGGCCTGGCTTACCTCCATATCGTTGAACCGCGGGTCAAAGGGAACGTTGTACTCCAGGAGGGTCAGGCTCCTGTAGCGGCTCAAGAACTCCGGAAGATCTTCACTGGAAAGATTATTGCTGCGGGTGGCTTCGAAGCCGACACGGCCGAAAGGATTGTCGAAGAGGGCGATGCCGATCTGGTGGCGTTCGGACGTCACTTTCTATCGAATCCAGACTTGCCCATGAGGATACAGCAAGGCCTTCCGCTAAACGACTACGACCGCAGTACCTTTTACACTTTCACTTCCAAGGGATACACCGATTACCCCTACTACCAGGGCCAGCAAGCAAGTTGA
- a CDS encoding AraC family transcriptional regulator: protein MLSLLREAAARYTKSEGGPGPFVTAVPGLTLLRSNHEKRTNFHICKPALCIVVQGAKWTMFGETRFDYHAGQALVVSVELPAFSTIVEATPTKPYLGVIIEFDLAIMREVMKSLDSLPDVREDVARSVFVTEFDGPLLDCAVRLVRLLETQKAIPVLYPSIMREICYWLLTGPHGAEVISMTVGKTHAKNVLHAIHFLRDHFAEPVRIEDLASLARMSPSAFHRQFKAITSMTPLQYQKQLRLLEARRVMIADELNVGTTAAQVGYESPTQFIREYGRMFGMPPRRDIVSLKEAGS from the coding sequence ATGCTGAGTTTGCTACGGGAAGCTGCGGCACGATACACCAAATCAGAGGGAGGACCGGGTCCCTTTGTGACGGCGGTCCCCGGGCTCACGCTTCTTCGTTCAAACCACGAAAAACGAACAAACTTTCATATCTGCAAGCCGGCGCTTTGCATCGTCGTACAGGGCGCCAAGTGGACCATGTTTGGAGAGACGCGCTTCGATTACCATGCGGGCCAGGCCCTGGTGGTAAGCGTTGAACTGCCTGCGTTCAGCACAATCGTCGAGGCAACTCCGACTAAACCTTATCTTGGTGTCATCATCGAGTTCGACCTTGCCATCATGCGCGAGGTGATGAAGAGCCTGGACTCGCTGCCGGACGTCCGCGAGGACGTTGCCCGAAGCGTCTTCGTAACAGAGTTCGACGGTCCACTGCTCGACTGTGCTGTACGGCTGGTTCGCTTGCTGGAGACGCAAAAAGCGATCCCCGTGTTGTACCCCTCTATCATGCGTGAAATCTGCTATTGGCTTTTGACCGGACCCCACGGAGCAGAGGTGATCAGCATGACGGTCGGAAAGACGCACGCCAAAAATGTGCTTCACGCGATCCATTTCCTTCGCGATCACTTTGCGGAGCCGGTCCGTATTGAGGACCTCGCCTCCCTCGCGCGGATGAGTCCGTCTGCTTTTCACCGTCAGTTCAAAGCCATCACGTCGATGACGCCGCTGCAGTATCAGAAGCAGCTTCGTTTGCTTGAGGCACGGAGGGTGATGATTGCGGATGAGTTGAATGTGGGAACTACAGCCGCTCAGGTCGGTTATGAGAGCCCGACTCAATTCATTCGCGAGTATGGACGTATGTTCGGAATGCCGCCTCGACGAGATATCGTCAGCCTGAAAGAAGCTGGTTCTTAG
- a CDS encoding putative quinol monooxygenase — protein sequence MITVMGYIHVDPDVANELLADVKALNPSSTADNGCLFYAIALDCALTGRMLIAERWLDQRSLTTHLKAQKTLAFLEKWAKRLKTDVLKYDSTNERSLAD from the coding sequence ATGATCACAGTGATGGGTTACATTCACGTGGATCCGGATGTTGCGAATGAGCTTCTTGCCGATGTTAAGGCACTTAACCCGAGCTCTACAGCTGACAATGGCTGTCTTTTCTACGCAATTGCTTTAGACTGCGCGCTTACGGGACGCATGCTGATCGCGGAGCGCTGGCTTGACCAGAGATCCTTGACAACACATCTTAAAGCACAGAAGACATTAGCATTTCTGGAAAAATGGGCGAAAAGGCTAAAGACCGACGTCCTAAAATATGACAGCACAAATGAACGATCACTCGCTGATTAG
- a CDS encoding TetR/AcrR family transcriptional regulator — protein MRADAKKNYDHLLSVARAAVLKEGAGASLRDIARKTGVGLGTLYRHFPTREALLDALLRARFDELTARAGKLESSNSTGEALIEWLRETVAVAQEYRGVTAPMMAAIEDPNSALHASCVAMRAAGTRLLARAQADGAARNDIEGVDLFALIGALAWIGDQPTLTPRVDHLFGVIASAILTE, from the coding sequence ATGAGAGCTGACGCAAAAAAGAACTATGACCACCTCCTCTCGGTCGCGCGTGCCGCCGTACTCAAGGAGGGCGCTGGGGCCTCGCTGCGTGACATAGCGCGCAAAACGGGGGTCGGTCTCGGCACGCTCTATCGTCACTTTCCCACGCGGGAGGCACTGCTTGACGCACTACTCCGCGCGCGCTTCGACGAATTGACAGCTAGGGCAGGCAAACTCGAAAGTTCGAACTCGACCGGCGAAGCCCTCATCGAGTGGCTTCGTGAAACCGTCGCGGTCGCACAGGAATATCGCGGTGTCACAGCTCCGATGATGGCCGCCATCGAGGATCCGAACTCCGCGCTTCATGCTTCGTGCGTAGCCATGCGCGCGGCGGGCACGCGACTTCTTGCCCGTGCTCAAGCGGACGGTGCGGCGCGCAACGATATCGAGGGCGTCGACCTGTTCGCGCTTATCGGCGCGCTTGCCTGGATCGGTGACCAGCCAACGCTCACGCCTCGAGTCGATCATCTTTTCGGCGTTATCGCGAGCGCGATCCTGACAGAGTGA
- a CDS encoding SDR family NAD(P)-dependent oxidoreductase: protein MSDVVVLITGALTVIGRATALIYARTGVGIVISGRHDEEGSALANELRELGSDALFIKTDVRNDNEVRALVDGAVAHFGRLDIAVNNAGTEGKPGPIVDQTVESYATVFETNVLGTLLSMKHELRVMLQQKTGSIVNVSSTFGRVGGPGASLYIASKHAVEGLTKAAALEAAESGVRVNVVAPGPIETGMLSRLNTSAESLADGIARVPMKRFGLADEVARAIVFLASGDASFITGASLAVDGGKLAR from the coding sequence ATGTCTGATGTTGTCGTCCTGATCACAGGGGCACTTACCGTAATCGGACGCGCGACCGCCTTGATCTATGCAAGGACTGGCGTAGGGATTGTTATTTCCGGTCGGCATGATGAGGAAGGAAGCGCTTTAGCCAACGAGCTTCGCGAACTCGGCTCCGACGCTCTGTTCATCAAGACGGACGTAAGGAACGATAATGAAGTTCGCGCTCTCGTAGATGGAGCCGTGGCACATTTCGGCCGCTTGGACATTGCGGTCAACAACGCCGGAACTGAAGGAAAGCCTGGGCCGATCGTTGATCAGACCGTGGAAAGCTATGCCACTGTGTTCGAGACGAATGTTCTGGGAACTTTGTTGAGCATGAAGCACGAGCTACGAGTCATGCTTCAGCAGAAGACAGGAAGCATTGTGAATGTTTCCTCAACCTTTGGCCGAGTTGGTGGCCCCGGCGCATCGCTCTACATCGCCAGCAAGCACGCAGTCGAAGGCCTGACCAAAGCAGCCGCTTTGGAAGCAGCAGAGAGCGGTGTCAGGGTCAACGTCGTAGCACCCGGGCCTATCGAAACGGGTATGTTGAGTCGGTTGAATACATCGGCTGAGAGCCTTGCAGACGGAATAGCCCGTGTGCCGATGAAACGCTTCGGTCTTGCAGATGAAGTTGCGAGGGCTATCGTGTTTTTGGCATCAGGAGATGCGTCCTTCATCACTGGCGCTTCTCTTGCCGTTGATGGCGGCAAATTAGCTCGCTGA
- a CDS encoding amidohydrolase family protein, producing MTKQRIDVHTHLIPPFWAEELKSHGGDPSGWGAPDWSPEQLLKFMDDEEIAVSVLSLTAPGIEGWEGAARIDIARRVNDYGAQLMDQRPDRFGYFTTLALPDVDAALSEIERSLDVLHVDGVTLHSNYDGVYLSDPRFDPVWQELDRRSATVFVHPTRPPQLPVLPGAPSPFADYPADTTRCALDLVLKGHRKRFASTKVILSHGGGYLPFAATRFAELGASLAKDRSPEDIMTDIKSFYFDTALVAPSGVPSLIGTVPVGQIVFGTDYPYASEEVSKTFDANLDHSTLLTPDQVGQINTRAAKLIPRLENLM from the coding sequence ATGACAAAGCAGCGAATCGATGTTCATACCCATCTCATTCCACCCTTCTGGGCGGAAGAGCTGAAATCCCACGGCGGCGATCCCTCAGGTTGGGGCGCGCCTGACTGGAGTCCGGAGCAGCTTCTCAAGTTCATGGATGACGAAGAGATTGCCGTCTCGGTTCTATCGCTGACCGCGCCCGGCATCGAGGGTTGGGAAGGTGCTGCACGAATCGACATCGCGCGCCGGGTTAACGACTATGGTGCACAATTGATGGACCAACGTCCAGACCGGTTCGGGTACTTCACCACACTGGCCCTTCCGGATGTGGACGCGGCTTTGTCGGAGATTGAGAGATCGCTGGATGTCCTACACGTGGATGGCGTCACGCTGCACAGCAACTATGACGGAGTCTATCTGTCGGATCCGCGTTTCGATCCGGTCTGGCAAGAGCTTGATCGGCGCTCAGCGACCGTCTTCGTCCATCCAACCCGACCGCCTCAGCTGCCGGTACTGCCGGGCGCGCCAAGCCCTTTCGCGGACTATCCAGCCGATACCACGCGTTGCGCCCTGGACCTGGTCCTCAAAGGACACCGTAAGCGCTTCGCATCCACCAAAGTCATCCTGTCTCACGGGGGCGGGTATCTTCCCTTTGCCGCAACCCGTTTCGCAGAACTCGGGGCATCTCTCGCAAAGGACCGGTCTCCCGAAGACATCATGACGGATATAAAGAGCTTCTACTTCGACACGGCTCTGGTCGCGCCGAGCGGCGTTCCCAGCCTGATCGGAACTGTTCCTGTCGGACAGATCGTCTTCGGCACAGACTATCCATATGCATCTGAGGAAGTCAGTAAGACGTTCGACGCTAACCTCGACCATTCAACTCTTCTGACTCCCGATCAGGTCGGTCAAATCAACACTCGGGCAGCAAAGCTGATTCCCCGGCTAGAAAATCTCATGTGA
- a CDS encoding TetR/AcrR family transcriptional regulator has product METQEPPAAKRLGRPLSFDRDEALNAALLQFWHTGYETTSVAELTHAMGITAPSLYTAFGDKESLFLECLEKYANPGPKTTPELIAEAGSARQAAQQLLEVSARWFTQHDAPAGCLVASAASSGSVNSQRVRAALKNIRDANRKALQKRTERDIREGHLPGTANAQALASMTMAIVQGMSTLARDGVGQKALLDLAQTAMRAWPTNKSS; this is encoded by the coding sequence ATGGAAACGCAAGAGCCTCCGGCAGCGAAACGACTCGGACGGCCGCTCTCGTTCGATCGTGATGAGGCGCTGAATGCGGCCTTGTTGCAGTTCTGGCATACGGGTTACGAGACCACAAGCGTCGCTGAGCTCACCCACGCCATGGGCATTACCGCGCCGAGCCTGTACACCGCCTTCGGAGACAAGGAATCACTTTTCCTCGAATGCCTGGAAAAGTATGCGAACCCAGGACCGAAGACGACTCCCGAGCTGATTGCGGAGGCCGGCTCCGCCCGGCAGGCGGCGCAGCAACTCCTTGAGGTTTCCGCGCGGTGGTTCACTCAACACGACGCCCCTGCCGGGTGTCTGGTCGCAAGCGCTGCGTCCAGCGGGTCGGTCAATTCACAGCGGGTGCGTGCAGCCCTGAAGAACATCCGCGACGCAAACCGGAAGGCCCTTCAAAAACGAACAGAACGAGACATCCGAGAGGGGCACCTGCCCGGAACGGCAAACGCGCAAGCTCTCGCCTCCATGACGATGGCTATCGTTCAAGGCATGTCAACGTTGGCGAGGGACGGGGTGGGTCAGAAGGCTTTACTGGACTTGGCACAAACGGCAATGAGAGCTTGGCCAACGAATAAGTCTTCATGA
- a CDS encoding SDR family oxidoreductase: MAKVVLVTGANKGIGFEVSRALGKAGFTVLLGARDAIRGEEAAAKLRAEALDVRFVHADLERAHETATALAEKILKDCGHLDVLVNNAGVADMTGADAPASTVSIDVMKRIFNTNFFGTVEFTQPLLPLLKAAPAARIVNVSSGLGSLEINTNPDTPFYGVKPLGYNASKAALNMFTVNLAWELRDTKVKVNSVCPGYVATDLNNHSGPGTAADGAIAIVKYAQIGEDGPTAGFFHKDGSYGW, encoded by the coding sequence ATGGCAAAGGTAGTTCTGGTAACGGGCGCCAACAAGGGCATCGGATTCGAGGTTTCGCGGGCTCTTGGCAAAGCTGGCTTTACTGTATTGCTGGGCGCACGCGATGCCATCCGCGGAGAGGAGGCCGCGGCAAAACTGCGCGCCGAAGCGCTGGACGTCCGATTTGTCCACGCCGATCTGGAGCGCGCGCACGAAACCGCGACGGCGCTTGCGGAGAAGATTCTGAAGGACTGTGGCCACCTGGATGTGCTGGTCAACAACGCTGGTGTTGCCGACATGACGGGGGCTGATGCGCCTGCTAGCACGGTTTCGATCGACGTTATGAAGCGCATTTTCAACACCAACTTCTTCGGCACGGTAGAGTTCACGCAGCCTCTGCTGCCGCTACTTAAGGCAGCACCCGCAGCACGCATTGTAAATGTCTCCAGCGGTCTCGGCTCTCTCGAGATCAACACCAACCCGGACACGCCGTTCTATGGGGTAAAGCCGCTCGGGTATAACGCATCAAAGGCAGCGCTGAATATGTTCACCGTGAACTTGGCGTGGGAATTGCGGGACACGAAGGTGAAGGTTAACTCGGTTTGCCCTGGCTACGTCGCCACGGACCTGAACAACCATAGTGGTCCGGGGACGGCAGCCGACGGCGCCATCGCGATCGTAAAGTATGCGCAGATTGGCGAAGACGGCCCCACCGCGGGCTTCTTCCACAAGGACGGCTCGTACGGCTGGTAG
- a CDS encoding DUF6640 family protein — protein sequence MEIAKWVVALVAVFNFGGYVADAVIPFTAKQHIHNPHWSPHAKFHNAQTMLLGIGLGLFSLFLLFGTGPLTFLHFTLAAVAGALYFVAMLLSPVFPGTGWSDPEFTKENGSVLGMHPQLFVGLLVCLILFVACVYALVKH from the coding sequence ATGGAAATCGCAAAATGGGTCGTCGCACTAGTCGCAGTGTTCAACTTCGGTGGCTATGTCGCGGACGCAGTTATTCCGTTTACAGCAAAACAGCACATCCATAATCCGCACTGGTCTCCCCACGCCAAGTTTCACAATGCACAAACCATGCTGCTGGGCATAGGTTTGGGACTCTTTTCGCTATTTCTCCTCTTCGGAACTGGGCCGTTGACTTTCTTGCACTTCACCCTTGCTGCTGTTGCGGGTGCACTCTACTTTGTGGCTATGCTTCTGTCCCCTGTCTTTCCGGGTACGGGCTGGAGTGATCCTGAGTTTACGAAGGAGAACGGATCCGTCCTGGGGATGCACCCCCAACTTTTTGTAGGGTTGTTGGTGTGTTTGATTCTTTTCGTGGCCTGCGTATACGCGCTCGTGAAGCACTAG